The nucleotide window ATTCAACCAGCATGAGACAGCACACAGACTTGGACAAAGCAGACAGCCCATTTAGCCGCCCATCAGGTTCCCTACAATCGCATAATTGGATGGAACTAAGAAGTCATGTATCTACTAGACTACAATGTTGTTAATGTGACTAACTATTTTGCTACAGAAGTCTTATAATTAGAATAAAAGACTTTTTATTTGATTACTATCAAACTGGCAGGCGGTGAATCAGCAAAACAAGCACCAGCTTTTGCTCTGCAGACGATGCAGAGCAATATGCATGTCCAGCGATCCTACCAACAATTACATCACAAAGCAATCTGCACACTCGTTCTCATGATCACAACCCATCTCCAATCGCTACATTTCCTCCAATCAGTATACATCGCGAGTTCCATTTAGTAAGATGAAAAGAGATCGATGAATTGAAGAAAGTAGAAGTAGAATGAGATTAATTAAGAAAAGGGAAAGGATAAAAAGAGTTAAAAGAGTACAAAAAAATTAAGGATATTGTTACCGAGATCCCATTTCGAGATCTCCCTTCTTCTCCGAGATCGGCCTCGGATCGCCACCGGTTCCGGCAGCCGTCTCCTCGCCGCTGGCCGTCAGATCGTCCCGCACGCGGAACAGGGCGTGGAACAGCACGAGCGGCACGCCGATGCCCATGGCGAGCAGGAACTGCGGCACGGCCCCCGTCATCACGAGCTCGGCGCAGATCACGGTCAGCGCGAGCGCGGCGGATATCCTGCGGTCCAAGATCCGGCGGAGGAGGGCGGAATTGGGGAAGGCCTTGAGGAGGGCGCCGTAGAGGAGAGCGAGCTTGGAGGCGGCCATGAGGAAGAGCATGGTGGCGCGGTGGCGGGGGAAGAGGGAGGCGAGGAGGAGGACCCAGAGGAGGAGGGCGTAGTGGAGGCGGAAGGAGCGGAGGTTGCGGACGGCTCGGACGGCGGCGGCCTCGGCGTGGGGCGGGGCCGCGAAGGACTGTGGGCGGGCGAAGCGGGCCAGGGCCTTGCGGGTCAAGCGAACGCTGTCGCGGGCGCGCTCCACGACGGCCGCGGAGCGCCGGAGGACGCCGCCGTAGGTCGCCATTGTGCTCCGCCTTGGTGGTGGGAAAGACTGGGGGCTCTCCGTTCCCCTGTTCGCtggagagaaagaagaaaacgTGAGGTCGATGGCCGAGGTGGGGACTTGGGGCGATGACAACACGTATCTTTCTTTTTTAGTCCTTTTTATTTCTCCCCCATTAAAGCCCCCTAAAAGCTGGGAGTCGCAGTCACGCGTTTACCAAAGATCGATCCCCAAAACTTCCTCATCCCGCGTGGCTGCATCACGTTCATGGTCGAACACGTGGGACCCACAATTGGAGCCacgaacatcatcatcatcatcatcgtcatcatcctaTGAGAATTCCATGACTCGCACGTGCAAGGCACGCTGATCGGATCTCGAGGGCAGCATGCGTTCTTTGTTCTCCAGCCATCAACGCCAGAGTTGTCTCACCAAAACACGCAGAGGAAGTCTTACGAGGCAGCAGTAGATAACAGCAGCCATCCGACACTGTAGATTAAGCTCATCATGGCGTTTCCCGATTTGTCCATTCTCCGGAAAGAGATCCCCGGAGAAGAAGCCTTGAATTCCAATTGCACTCGAAAGAGATCTCTGCCTTGGGAGCCTTTCTCTGCAGCTGCAGACAGAGTGGCCGCAATCTGGACGGGAAAGGCAGGGGAACAGAGCAACACTATGACCAAATCAATCAGTCTGCAACACTTCCGACTGTGTCTGTACAACAGCGCTTCAAACCACAGGGAATGGTGACGAGCAACATATAtaaactccgcaactccaattctTTACAGTTTATACAAACTCCTCCTTTACTCCTCGAGTTACATTACAACCGTCTTGCCAGGGAATAAAAGAAAGGCAACGCTCAGTTTTCAGCGTACTTGGAAAAAGTAGAGTGAATTATCAGAGGTGAGAGAAGAAGACTGTTTAACACCATATTTCAGGCACTCGTCCTTCGGTTATGTTCAAAGGGAAACGATCGATTCGATTATACTACTGTGTCTGCCACCATCGCTTTGACTATTTGTTGGTGAAACTTGAAGATGGGTGGTCGGAAGCTTCAACTCCACTCTCCGTCGAGGAACCATTCCGGTTCGATTTCTGTTTCCATGGATGGTACAGAAGTTCCGCTTCGGCAAATGATGCACCGGAAGGCACATCCAGAAGCCAGTCGCATTCGGGACTGTCGGCGATGAACTGCACCGCGGCTAGCATGGAGCTCCTATCATCAGGAGATGCCAAAACTCTTCTTGGACTCGAGCAACCACCTTCGTGATCTGCAATGTCCACCGTGTCATCGGTTACTTTGGAAACTATACTAGATTCCAGCTGAGTTGAACTTCTTGGAGGGCTCATGCGTCCGGATTTGCATACTTTTTTCGAGCTTCTCATGGTGCTTAGCTCTGAAATTCATTTACCAATTATGTTAGGAGAGACAAGTCAGCTAACAAGTCAACTATCTGATTTGCAAAAACACATTTCGAAAGAAGTAGATACTTAAATATGGAAAACTATAAATTTCTTTATAATGGTTATGATTGACACAATTTCCATCTAAGATGAAAAGCATTCGCTTTTTGAAGTGTCACATCCCAAAGCTTTACAAACTATACAAATTGTTTGTTCTCTATGGAAAAAACTTgtatagaaagaaaaggaaatttaACAACTCAAAGTGGAGATTACGATGATAAATATGCGATTCCTAGGTTACAGCATCGTGGTATTCATTGAAGTTCTAGAATCTATAGAAAACAGAACCATCATAATCGTGCTCCGTCAGTCCTTAAGATAAATGTGATGCCCTAATATAAACATGATCCTACATTGTCGAGAAACTTTAATTAGGCAATCTAACTGGTCCAAAAGGATCAAAGCTCTAGCTAGCATGACTTTGTCTCCCTTGATAACTAAAACAACATGTATTGTCTAAAACAACATGTATTGTCATATGGAGGGTCATATGACATGTATTGTCTAAAACATGTACATGTATTGATAGCTATGACATGTATTGTCTAAAACAACATGTACATGTAGGGTCATATGGAGTCTGGGGAGGTTGCTAGTTGCATTCAGGACATGCATTGTTGTTGATGACTAAAACAACAAAGCAAAAAAATTAAGTCCTAGGTATCCCAGTACGACATGTATGACAGTCGAGATAAATATGTATGTCTCTTCTAAAAAATGTACATTTAATCTCTCTCTTTCTGGTCGATATTACCATTAAAATCATGCATGGTTGTGCAGAAAAAGTAACTTTACAACTTTCACCAACACTGGAAATAATATTACCATATGAAAAACAAACCATTTCACATACACAATTTTTGTAACTAATGCTGTGAAGGTCATTcgcatattttatttgtttagcAGAAACATCGAAGAAGCAAACCTGGATAGTCCCGGTTTTGCTTATCATGATGCCTTTTCAGGGATGAGAAATTGGAAAGACCAGTAAGCTTCCGTCTGGGAGATGTTCCATTTCCTCCTCTTGTCTTCTTGGAGGGTGCATCCTAAAACAAATGAGGTTTTCATAATCAATCGGAACACCAAATAACCATTTAAAATTCAAAGAGCTCAGTAtacaaaattctcatcagatttGCACCCTATGCTTAAGACCAATTCTTTTACCTTTATTTTTTGATAGCACTCCAACCATTGAAGATTTGAACAATTTAGTAGTACAAGCCTTTTCAGGTTCTTACACTCCTCAGCATTTGCTCCTGACAAGGAGAGATCAAAAACTCCTTCCTGAAGCAGTTGCTGGAAGTAAGACAATGTCTCCAGGAATTGGGGACTGGAAAACATGTTTTTAAGGCTGCCAAATCAAGAATAAGAAAGTATGAGAACAGGAGAGCAACTTCATCTCATTAGAAGAATAAAGTTATAAATATGCAACAAACCTTTCAGGAGGTTTCACAGTGTCTATAGATGGCAGATATTTCATCAATTGTTGCCGTTCCTCATATGTCAGGTATTTCATGAAAACATCATACTTGACAATAATCTACCAAGGTAAAGTGGTCAAATCAGATCCCATTAAAATAGACTATAAGGCACTGATGTAGAAACTAAAAACATAAAAGAACTACATTCTTACATTTAAATCTGCAGAAGTCAGGGGAGAGTCTCTGTCTCGCAGGATTTTTAACTTTTCATGTGAAATTTTACCCCTGCAAGGGACAGAAACAAAGCATGTTTAAGATTCAATTAGGTTAATTTTGCAACTAATATGAGTTTAGCGAGAAGTAATATTCTGTTTTCAATAAGTCTGATCCTGAAGAGCATCATCCATGGATAAGCTTCTCTCTTGTTCCTTTGTGTATGCAAGAAAGTACCTTTTCACATTCTCTTGAGCCAATTGTGTTGTAGACTTCATTGTGCCAGTACCAGAATTCAGAAAACTTGTCCCTTTGCCTTCAATATTTACTGGAAAGGATGAACCTGTATAACCTTCATTACGAAGATATGATTTATCCACTGGAAGTGAGCtggcttctgattcctcctcgacAGATTTCGAGTTTGGATGTTTAATCAGTACACCTCCATACCCGATCTCCGAAGAGTCAAATGGAGTTAAACTTTCATAAAGTAAATCATCTTCTGAGGTTATTGACAAATTAGAAGCTTGTTCTTCATGCAATATGGAACATAGGTCCTTTGTAAGCTTTTCAACAGGAGAAGGCTTTGGACGAGTCACAAATGTCCTCCTCTTTGATGGCACAAGTGAATCCCATACGTTTGATTGCACTGAACCTGAAAAGCAAACTAAAAAGCTTTTGAATGACAATACATAAATTATGGTGACAGGCAAGAGCCTAACATGACATCAATAAGAAACTCCAGATACTTGATGCTGAAAGTTGCAAATAACCCTTATGTACCAGAACTCTTATATGAAACTACCATGTTTTGGTGTCTACCTATATCTCATCACATGGTAATAAAAAGTATAGCAGAAAATCTAATAAACCAAAGAAAGCTTGTCTTGCTCATTTAGCTTGCAATGGATGCATATCTAACTTACTAAAATCTGATAGCCAAATCCAAAACTGTATTGTTTAATTTGCAATATAAGAACCTTCACTTCAGGAAGAGGAAATATGCAAGCAAACCAGCTAGAACAAGAAAGTCAGTGCATTATACATCTTTTAGGTTCTCAAAAAAGGAAGTCGAGTTTATGATCAAGAAAGAATATTGCCCGAGGCtaacaa belongs to Musa acuminata AAA Group cultivar baxijiao chromosome BXJ3-5, Cavendish_Baxijiao_AAA, whole genome shotgun sequence and includes:
- the LOC135637651 gene encoding GATA transcription factor 26-like isoform X3, yielding MGKQGPCCHCGVTSTPLWRNGPPEKPVLCNACGSRWRTKGSLTNYVPLHAREAFDSDELKVPKIKNISFKPKEHKWQKKKQSNNILESECEIQYCDQNFHKIAEGDTSNRSSSGSAISGSDSCVQFGTTDASDVTVCFSGSVQSNVWDSLVPSKRRTFVTRPKPSPVEKLTKDLCSILHEEQASNLSITSEDDLLYESLTPFDSSEIGYGGVLIKHPNSKSVEEESEASSLPVDKSYLRNEGYTGSSFPVNIEGKGTSFLNSGTGTMKSTTQLAQENVKRGKISHEKLKILRDRDSPLTSADLNIIVKYDVFMKYLTYEERQQLMKYLPSIDTVKPPESLKNMFSSPQFLETLSYFQQLLQEGVFDLSLSGANAEECKNLKRLVLLNCSNLQWLECYQKIKDAPSKKTRGGNGTSPRRKLTGLSNFSSLKRHHDKQNRDYPELSTMRSSKKVCKSGRMSPPRSSTQLESSIVSKVTDDTVDIADHEGGCSSPRRVLASPDDRSSMLAAVQFIADSPECDWLLDVPSGASFAEAELLYHPWKQKSNRNGSSTESGVEASDHPSSSFTNK
- the LOC135637653 gene encoding uncharacterized protein LOC135637653, translating into MATYGGVLRRSAAVVERARDSVRLTRKALARFARPQSFAAPPHAEAAAVRAVRNLRSFRLHYALLLWVLLLASLFPRHRATMLFLMAASKLALLYGALLKAFPNSALLRRILDRRISAALALTVICAELVMTGAVPQFLLAMGIGVPLVLFHALFRVRDDLTASGEETAAGTGGDPRPISEKKGDLEMGSR
- the LOC135637651 gene encoding GATA transcription factor 26-like isoform X1; protein product: MGIANWRLCFLLPALVVSRRLGHHLLRVISLGTPLWRNGPPEKPVLCNACGSRWRTKGSLTNYVPLHAREAFDSDELKVPKIKNISFKPKEHKWQKKKQSNNILESECEIQYCDQNFHKIAEGDTSNRSSSGSAISGSDSCVQFGTTDASDVTVCFSGSVQSNVWDSLVPSKRRTFVTRPKPSPVEKLTKDLCSILHEEQASNLSITSEDDLLYESLTPFDSSEIGYGGVLIKHPNSKSVEEESEASSLPVDKSYLRNEGYTGSSFPVNIEGKGTSFLNSGTGTMKSTTQLAQENVKRGKISHEKLKILRDRDSPLTSADLNIIVKYDVFMKYLTYEERQQLMKYLPSIDTVKPPESLKNMFSSPQFLETLSYFQQLLQEGVFDLSLSGANAEECKNLKRLVLLNCSNLQWLECYQKIKDAPSKKTRGGNGTSPRRKLTGLSNFSSLKRHHDKQNRDYPELSTMRSSKKVCKSGRMSPPRSSTQLESSIVSKVTDDTVDIADHEGGCSSPRRVLASPDDRSSMLAAVQFIADSPECDWLLDVPSGASFAEAELLYHPWKQKSNRNGSSTESGVEASDHPSSSFTNK
- the LOC135637651 gene encoding GATA transcription factor 26-like isoform X4 produces the protein MGKQGPCCHCGVTSTPLWRNGPPEKPVLCNACGSRWRTKGSLTNYVPLHAREAFDSDELKVPKIKNISFKPKEHKWQKKKQSNNILESECEIQYCDQNFHKIAEGDTSNRSSSGSAISGSDSCVQFGTTDASDVTGSVQSNVWDSLVPSKRRTFVTRPKPSPVEKLTKDLCSILHEEQASNLSITSEDDLLYESLTPFDSSEIGYGGVLIKHPNSKSVEEESEASSLPVDKSYLRNEGYTGSSFPVNIEGKGTSFLNSGTGTMKSTTQLAQENVKRGKISHEKLKILRDRDSPLTSADLNIIVKYDVFMKYLTYEERQQLMKYLPSIDTVKPPESLKNMFSSPQFLETLSYFQQLLQEGVFDLSLSGANAEECKNLKRLVLLNCSNLQWLECYQKIKDAPSKKTRGGNGTSPRRKLTGLSNFSSLKRHHDKQNRDYPELSTMRSSKKVCKSGRMSPPRSSTQLESSIVSKVTDDTVDIADHEGGCSSPRRVLASPDDRSSMLAAVQFIADSPECDWLLDVPSGASFAEAELLYHPWKQKSNRNGSSTESGVEASDHPSSSFTNK
- the LOC135637651 gene encoding GATA transcription factor 26-like isoform X2, whose amino-acid sequence is MGIANWRLCFLLPALVVSRRLGHHLLRVISLGTPLWRNGPPEKPVLCNACGSRWRTKGSLTNYVPLHAREAFDSDELKVPKIKNISFKPKEHKWQKKKQSNNILESECEIQYCDQNFHKIAEGDTSNRSSSGSAISGSDSCVQFGTTDASDVTGSVQSNVWDSLVPSKRRTFVTRPKPSPVEKLTKDLCSILHEEQASNLSITSEDDLLYESLTPFDSSEIGYGGVLIKHPNSKSVEEESEASSLPVDKSYLRNEGYTGSSFPVNIEGKGTSFLNSGTGTMKSTTQLAQENVKRGKISHEKLKILRDRDSPLTSADLNIIVKYDVFMKYLTYEERQQLMKYLPSIDTVKPPESLKNMFSSPQFLETLSYFQQLLQEGVFDLSLSGANAEECKNLKRLVLLNCSNLQWLECYQKIKDAPSKKTRGGNGTSPRRKLTGLSNFSSLKRHHDKQNRDYPELSTMRSSKKVCKSGRMSPPRSSTQLESSIVSKVTDDTVDIADHEGGCSSPRRVLASPDDRSSMLAAVQFIADSPECDWLLDVPSGASFAEAELLYHPWKQKSNRNGSSTESGVEASDHPSSSFTNK